Within the Planctomycetota bacterium genome, the region GACGGGGGTGCCGATCGTCCTCGGCGCGTGCGCCGCGGGCGACCCCCTCGATCGCGCGTTCGGACCCGACGGGCGCACGATCCGCCGGGCCCTCGAGGAGTTCCCCCCGGAGCGCCGGGCCGACTTCGAGCTCGTCCGCGACCGCTGCGGGCGGTGCCACTCGCTCGATCCCGTCTTCGCCGCCCGGGTGCCCGAAGGAGGCTGGGCCGCGCAGGTGCGCACGATGGCCCGCAAGGCGGGCGCGGGAATCGCCCCCGCGGAAGCCGCCCGGATCGCCTCCTTCCTCGAGTACTTCGACGCCGAGCGCCGCGCGGCGGCCGCCCCGCACGCCCCTTGACCGGCCCCGGGGAACGGCCCCGGCTTTATTTCTGGGGGGATTCGGCGGGACACGAAATCGTGGCCGTTTACCCGTGCACGTCCTCTGAGGCCGCCGGGCCGGGGCCGGCGTGAGAATCCGCCGGAATCCGACCCCTCCCCCGGCGACGCTCACGGCAGGGGGCCGATCTCGATCCGGCGGAATTCGACCTCCGTGCCTTCGGCCTGAAGCGCGATTTTCCCCCGGTCCGTCGTGGCGTTGAACCCTTCGTTGACGAGGTCGCCGTTCACCCAGACCTTCACCGTCCGGTCCCGGGCCTCGATGACCATCGTGTTCCACTCGCCGATGGGCTTCTCGGAGTTGTCCGTCAGGTTCAGAATCCGCCGGGCGTCGTTGGGCCCGCCGCCGTACTTCTGGCCCTCCTTGCGGGGGCGGCGCTTCTCCATGTCCGGAACTTCGATATTCTCCTGGATGCACCAGAAGTCCCCCGCGTTCCCGCTCATCATCTGCACCTCGATCGACTGGGGGAACATCTTCCCGAGCGCCCGCGGCGTCGAGGAGTGGATGAGCACGCCGCAGTTGCCCGCCTTCTTCGGGAACCGGTACTCGATCTCCAACCGGTAGTTCCGGAAGGCCGAGGTCGTCATGAGGTGTCCCCGCGGCTCGCCGAGACTCACGAGCATCCCGTCCCGCACGACGAAGGGATCCGGGGCCGAAGGATTCTGGTCCTTGGCCGGAACGTCCATCGTCCACCCCGAAAGGTCCCTGCCGTTGAAGAGCGACGCTTTCCGCGACGGCACCACGATCCCGTCCGGACCGGCCACGCAAAGGCCCCCTTGCGCTCCCGCCGCGCACGCCCCGAGCAGCCCGACCGCAACGATCAGTCCCATCCGCTTCATGGCCGTTCCCCTCCTAGCGTTCCAGCCACCGAACCGCGTCCACGATCACATAGCCGTCCGTCCCGGCGTTGGCGATTTCCACCGCCGCGCGGCCCCCCGCGAACTCGAACGTCCCCACCGGCGCGAAAAGCCCCTCCACCGGCGGAACCGCCCGCTGGTCGAGCGCCGCCTCCGCCCGGCCGCCCGCGTGCTCGATCGTCACCGCCACCCGCGAGGCCCGGTTGGGATGGGCCGTGTAGGCCACCTGCACCTCATAGCGGCCCGGGCGCGGAAGCTCCGCCTCGAACCGCGCGCGCTTGGCGCCCTTTCCCGCGTTGCCGTCGTGCCGGTACCCCTCCCCCACGTACGGCTCCTGCGCGCGGCTCGGCGTCCAGTCCCCCAC harbors:
- a CDS encoding DUF1080 domain-containing protein; the protein is MKRMGLIVAVGLLGACAAGAQGGLCVAGPDGIVVPSRKASLFNGRDLSGWTMDVPAKDQNPSAPDPFVVRDGMLVSLGEPRGHLMTTSAFRNYRLEIEYRFPKKAGNCGVLIHSSTPRALGKMFPQSIEVQMMSGNAGDFWCIQENIEVPDMEKRRPRKEGQKYGGGPNDARRILNLTDNSEKPIGEWNTMVIEARDRTVKVWVNGDLVNEGFNATTDRGKIALQAEGTEVEFRRIEIGPLP